In Candidatus Afararchaeum irisae, a single window of DNA contains:
- a CDS encoding rhodanese-like domain-containing protein, translating into MVETITAEELRDLQDSDQDYVLVDTRNQEDFENWHVGGAVNVEYSYSDSELRGDWDSVKEEYGIDEDTQIISICAKGKASEAFADYLEDRGYDNVKSVDGGMEAWGAVYDKTKIATDRDEMEIIQVQRRSKGCLGYIVGCKETGEAAAIDVTRHKNEYLDAASEHGYKISAIFETHIHADHLMKGARELRDELDVPYYLGSEAETRNPQFEYDPVEPNGTVEVGNVSIKAVHTPGHTTGSTSWLVEDVALMTGDTLFVESVGRTELQFEGADAEDASGVLYDTLQNMMSQPDTVKVLPAHFSVTDDGEFIDVTPGQPMTATIGYIRQNNEMINMDKDEYVDAAFENMPSKPPNYENVIATNEGKRELESEEEAEELELGPNRCAATEESVVADD; encoded by the coding sequence ATGGTAGAGACGATAACAGCAGAAGAGCTGAGAGACCTCCAGGACAGCGACCAAGACTACGTCTTAGTCGACACGAGAAACCAGGAGGACTTCGAGAACTGGCACGTCGGCGGAGCCGTAAACGTCGAGTACTCGTACTCAGACAGTGAACTCAGAGGCGACTGGGACTCCGTCAAGGAAGAGTACGGCATAGACGAGGACACTCAGATAATCAGTATCTGTGCGAAGGGGAAGGCGTCGGAGGCTTTCGCAGACTACCTCGAAGACAGAGGCTACGACAACGTTAAGAGCGTCGACGGCGGCATGGAAGCGTGGGGAGCCGTCTACGACAAGACGAAGATAGCCACCGACAGGGACGAGATGGAGATAATACAGGTACAGAGGAGGTCGAAAGGCTGTCTCGGATACATAGTCGGCTGTAAGGAGACGGGAGAGGCGGCGGCGATAGATGTCACACGCCACAAGAACGAGTATCTCGACGCCGCCTCCGAACACGGCTACAAGATATCGGCGATATTCGAGACCCACATACACGCCGACCATCTCATGAAGGGCGCGCGAGAGCTACGTGACGAGCTCGACGTACCTTACTACCTCGGAAGCGAGGCGGAGACACGTAACCCGCAGTTCGAGTACGACCCCGTCGAGCCTAACGGCACCGTAGAGGTCGGCAACGTCAGTATAAAGGCGGTACACACCCCGGGACACACCACGGGATCGACGTCGTGGCTCGTCGAGGACGTCGCACTCATGACAGGAGACACACTCTTCGTCGAGTCGGTCGGACGTACTGAGCTCCAGTTCGAGGGTGCCGACGCCGAGGACGCCTCGGGCGTTCTTTACGACACCCTCCAGAACATGATGTCACAGCCCGACACGGTCAAGGTACTCCCCGCCCATTTCTCGGTCACAGACGACGGCGAGTTCATCGACGTTACTCCGGGACAGCCGATGACGGCGACAATCGGCTACATACGTCAGAACAACGAGATGATAAATATGGACAAGGACGAGTACGTCGACGCTGCCTTCGAGAACATGCCGTCGAAGCCTCCCAACTACGAGAACGTCATCGCTACGAACGAGGGCAAACGCGAGCTTGAGAGCGAGGAGGAGGCTGAGGAGCTAGAGCTAGGACCCAACAGGTGTGCGGCGACCGAGGAGAGCGTAGTCGCAGACGACTAA